The following coding sequences are from one Anopheles bellator chromosome X, idAnoBellAS_SP24_06.2, whole genome shotgun sequence window:
- the LOC131213170 gene encoding transmembrane channel-like protein 1 produces the protein MARHRRYDDTRVCHIEISEPGAATSATQDNSYGNGGLSDEDKIEVLRDGDDGATILPDGDACAMDEDRFQSRAPPNGTHRVEGGNESFSQSFRRWSSNFGRSVKNNKRTVYNKTIRLMPSRIQKTLSIDGDLITTAGSDVDHITMELEQREQLMDDNPIAEQLRIEAIKSIAQRIATKRLIRAQLSQTVNRRATRAKSIGLLRCYRYRGKVIAARATKLLHSFVTNFELFYGSMKQIEGHFGSRISAYFKFLRWLLVLNLTLLLLVGSFVTFPQLLAGPTDTRQPPLLNARDHFHLADLFTGEGYFTNSVLYYGSYSNHSFSLVPGTAEYSLPHAYFLTITLLTLATFVVVSISMGRSYRISFIEASATVQNILTHKVFCGWDYGIANAKAARLKHATIRQELREHLAQRARSPTVAGRWQHVRSTAIHALAHATVLVLIAGVAACLWALLVTCGETPHFAAWSALYVSLVANVTMVAGRYGFRVLGRLEQYRQLATQLNIQLLRTFLLQLTIIGVLVVYWLARTHAATGCWETAVGQELYRLVVVDFLLSTVLLPVARIARYALHRRYGAALGPPPFCLESHSLGLIYNQTLLWFGLLFAPMLVPVVAVKFLLVFYVNKFELIYLCQPPTKLWRSSQTQTIFLVLVFVSLFAVLLTHGYIITQVPVSETCGPFRGTQYMYQLFMQGILKLREEHLFWRAFVYVTKPAIIGGVLLAMSVVAYYLRAKSRAQIAKVKLLKELLCMEAKDKEFLLANLSRIARGKECAGETERSDGCRRTVGEMDEYETDPSGTWCYEPEPAPLPIAGPRARNAPRSCA, from the exons ATGGCACGCCACCGTCGGTACGATGATACGAGGGTGTGCCACATCGAGATCAGTGAGCCGGGGGCGGCTACCAGCGCCACCCAGGACAACAGCTACGGAAATGGGGGGCTGTCCGACGAGGACAAAATCGAGGTGCTGcgcgacggtgacgacggtgcGACGATCCTGCCCGACGGTGACGCGTGTGCGATGGACGAGGACCGCTTCCAGTCACGGGCACCACCCAACGGCACCCACCGGGTGGAGGGTGGCAATGAAAGCTTTTCGCAG AGCTTCCGGCGGTGGTCGAGCAACTTTGGGCGCAGCGTGAAAAACAACAAGCGCACGGTGTACAACAAAACGATCCGCCTGATGCCGTCGCGCATCCAGAAGA CTCTCTCGATCGATGGCGATCTCATCACGACGGCCGGGTCGGACGTGGACCACATCACGATGGAGCTCGAGCAACGCGAGCAGCTGATGGACGACAACCCGATCGCCGAGCAGCTGCGCATCGAGGCGATCAAATCGATCGCGCAGCGAATCGCCACCAAGCGCCTCATAAGGGCGCAGCTCTCGCAGACGGTTAACCGGCGGGCGACCCGCGCCAAGTCGATCGGTTTGCTGCGCTGCTACCGCTACCGGGGCAAGGTGATCGCGGCCCGGGCCACCAAGCTGCTGCACAGCTTCGTCACCAACTTCGAGCTGTTCTACGGCAGCATGAAGCAGATCGAGGGCCACTTCGGTAGCCGCATCAGTGCGTACTTCAAGTTTCtccgctggctgctggtgctcaacctgacgctgctgctgctggtcggctCGTTCGTCACCTTCCCGCAGCTACTGGCCGGGCCAACCGACACCCGGCAGCCGCCACTGCTGAACGCCAGGGACCACTTCCACCTGGCCGATCTGTTTACGGGCGAG GGCTACTTCACGAACTCGGTGCTGTACTACGGTTCGTACAGCAACCATTCGTTCAGCCTGGTACCCGGCACGGCCGAGTACAGTTTGCCGCACGCCTACTTCTTGACCATCACGCTGCTAACGCTGGCCACGTTCGTGGTCGTCTCGATCAGCATGGGCCGCTCGTACCGCATCAGCTTCATCGAGGCGAGCGCCACCGTCCAGAACATCCTCACGCACAAGGTGTTCTGCGGGTGGGACTACGGgatcgcgaacgcgaaagCGGCACGGCTCAAGCACGCCACCATCCGGCAGGAGTTACGCGAGCACCTGGCCCAACGAGCCCGTTCGCCGACCGTGGCCGGTCGCTGGCAGCACGTGCGCAGCACAGCGATACACGCGCTCGCCCACGCAACCGTCCTGGTGCTCATTGCTGGTGTGGCCGCCTGCCTCTGGGCGCTGCTGGTGACCTGCGGTGAAACGCCCCACTTTGCGGCCTGGTCCGCGCTGTACGTATCGCTCGTCGCCAACGTCACGATGGTGGCCGGACGGTACGGGTTCCGGGTGCTCGGTCGCCTCGAGCAGTACCGCCAGCTCGCGACACAGCTCAACATCCAGCTGCTGCGCACGTTTCTGCTGCAGCTCACGATCATcggcgtgctggtggtgtACTGGTTggcgcgcacgcacgccgcAACCGGCTGCTGGGAGACGGCCGTCGGCCAAGAGCTGTACCGGCTGGTCGTGGTGGACTTTCTGCTCTCgaccgtgctgctgccggtggcgcgCATCGCGCGGTACGCGTTGCATCGCCGCTACGGCGCGGCTCTGGGACCGCCCCCGTTCTGCCTCGAGTCGCATAGCTTGGGCCTGATCTACAACCAGACGCTGCTCTGGTTCGGACTGCTCTTCGCCCCGATGCTCgtgcccgtcgtcgccgtcaagTTTCTGCTCGTGTTCTACGTTAACAAGTTCGAGCTGATTTACCTCTGCCAGCCACCGACGAAGCTGTGGCGCTCGAGTCAAACGCAAACCATcttcctggtgctggtgttcgTGTCGCTGTTCGCGGTGCTGCTCACGCACGGGTACATCATCACGCAGGTGCCCGTCAGCGAAACGTGCGGTCCGTTCCGTGGAACGCAGTACATGTACCAGCTGTTCATGCAGGGCATCCTGAAGCTGCGCGAGGAACACCTGTTCTGGCGCGCTTTCGTGTACGTCACCAAGCCCGCCATCATCGGCGGTGTGCTGCTTGCGATGAGCGTGGTCGCGTACTACCTGCGCGCTAAATCGCGTGCCCAAATCGCCAAGGTCAAGCTGCTCAAGGAGCTGTTGTGCATGGAGGCGAAGGATAAAGAGTTTTTGCTGGCAAACCTCAGCAGGATCGCGCGCGGCAAGGAGTGCGCCGGTGAAACCGAGCGGTCCGACGGGTGTCGGCGTACGGTGGGAGAAATGGACGAGTATGAGACCGATCCAAGCGGCACCTGGTGCTACGAACCCGAGCCGGCCCCCTTGCCTATCGCC GGTCCGAGAGCGAGGAACGCACCGAGAAGCTGCGCATGA
- the LOC131213262 gene encoding NPC intracellular cholesterol transporter 1 homolog 1b: MRSRVGVRGALVVGLVLLLLDGSTADEPYHCVMYDVCAVLGIHAQNCPTSEPPRPLQDPVAIATMRRRCSFMMPTDDTPLCCAASQVAEMDKNFQQAEGLFSRCTTCLQNMLYSICSLACHPEQSRFMTAYTDPSGTYVNSVEYRIDRRYVEGTYESCRGIVLPSSGKYAMDVGCGYWEAAGCTAERWFEYMGAADNDFVPFEILYRMEEDPDRRFNQETKHCDEAYEGSYACSCVDCEESCPTSSPPQPEDPGFTVGDLNGVTFTVAVVVGGVGLVFILLSLIFGHHRLDRPDYPQFLGGLPAVNRALVRFFTVWGTFCAKHPSLVLAVCSWVIGGLAFGIQYLIITTDPVELWAAPDSRSRQEKDYFDSRFSPFYRTEQIFIKPYKQEYFVHPTAAGDQTFGPAYDREFLLEVFRLQQTIEQLGQAEGRGLQRICYAPMTAVGEETQLPECTIQSVFGYFKNSVATFNSTSIDRDGYEVNYLDKLNGCTRNAYLPTCFGTYGGPIEPGVAVGGFPSPAPGESPDFRLATAVVLTFLIENDVDRDKLGPAEEWEQRFVDFLRDFEHPLMDIAYSAERSIEDGIDEMSEAELYTVVISYVVMFAYITISLGRIRGFRHFLHGSRIVLALGGIVVVLASVACSLGLFGYIELATTMLTIEVIPFLVLAVGVDNIFMLVHAFNRVDRKATPDTACAIGLALGEIGPSILLTSASECCCFAIGALSPMPAVNTFAWYATVALLADFLLQITAFVALMALDEWRVESRRLDLLCCVRSKSPLGGPDGGGAESGWLERLTERIYVPLLKRPTVRHAVLALFLVWGSLSLMVVPSIEPGLDQELSMAEDSHVVKYFRFMAELFWMGPPVYFVLKPGLNYTDEAHQNLVCGGILCNDDSIQTQLYRASLYPEVTHIARPASSWLDDYIDWLSIESCCKYNPSDGSFCPSNLNFCTSCTREYSDNGIRPTVAQFGRYLEFFLSDLPDDNCAKAGRAAYSRALNYVWDSAGRINVHDSYFMSYHTTAVTSRQFYTALEESRRIADRIQAMLDERGASVEIFPYSVFYVFYEQYLTIWPDALLSLGLSLTAVFVVTFLVTGLDLLSALVVIAHVFLIVLNMMGLMWLWNITLNAISLVNLVMSVGIGVEFISHIVRTYRQARGTRLERSSEAMIHTGSSVFSGITLTKFAGIIVLAFAKSQIFQIFYFRMYLCIVLVGAAHGLILLPVVLTYVGPPPPPSSPSPTDASVLVSKEKSPVDPLDDGALAVEFKL, translated from the exons ATGCGCTCGAGAGTCGGTGTCCGGGGAGCGCTGGTCGTCGggctggtgctgctactgctggaCGGCTCGACGGCGGACGAGCCGTACCATTGTGTGATGTACGATGTCTGCGCCGTGCTGGGGATCCACGCGCAGAACTGCCCGACCAGTGAGCCACCGAGGCCGCTACAGGACCCGGTCGCCATAGCGACGATGCGCCGTCGGTGTAGCTTCATGATGCCGACCGACGATACGCCGTTGTGCTGCGCGGCCTCGCAGGTAGCCGAGATGGACAAGAACTTCCAGCAGGCCGAGGGACTGTTCAGCCGCTGTACGACCTGCCTGCAGAACATGCTGTACAGTATCTGCAGCCTGGCTTGTCACCCGGAGCAGAGCCGGTTCATGACCGCGTACACCGATCCGTCCGGGACGTACGTGAACAGTGTCGAGTACCGGATCGACCGGCGGTACGTTGAGGGCACGTACGAGTCCTGCCGTGGGATCGTGCTCCCGTCGAGCGGCAAGTACGCGATGGACGTCGGCTGTGGCTACTGGGAGGCGGCTGGCTGCACGGCGGAACGGTGGTTCGAGTATATGGGCGCCGCCGACAACGACTTCGTGCCGTTCGAGATCCTGTACCGCATGGAGGAGGACCCGGACCGGCGCTTCAACCAGGAGACCAAGCACTGCGACGAGGCGTACGAGGGTTCGTACGCCTGCTCCTGCGTCGATTGCGAGGAGAGCTGCCCGACCAGCTCACCCCCGCAACCGGAAGACCCGGGGTTCACCGTTGGCGACCTGAACGGTGTCACCTTCACGGTCGCCGTCGTAGTCGGAGGCGTTGGGCTGGTGTTCATCCTGCTGTCGCTAAtcttcggccaccaccgactggATCGACCCGATTATCCCCAGTTTCTTGGCGGACTTCCGGCTGTAAACCGGGCCCTGGTCCGGTTCTTCACCGTCTGGGGCACCT TTTGTGCCAAACACCCATCGCTGGTGCTGGCTGTCTGCTCGTGGGTGATCGGTGGGCTAGCGTTCGGGATTCAGTACCTGATCATCACCACGGACCCGGTCGAACTGTGGGCCGCCCCGGACAGTCGGTCGCGACAGGAGAAGGACTACTTCGACTCCCGCTTCTCGCCGTTCTACCGTACCGAGCAGATCTTCATCAAGCCGTACAAACAGGAATAC TTCGTGcacccgacggcggccggcgatcAGACGTTCGGGCCCGCCTATGACCGCGAGTTCCTGCTGGAGGTGTTCCGGTTGCAGCAAACGATCGAGCAGCTGGGACAGGCGGAGGGCCGTGGGCTGCAGCGCATCTGCTACGCACCGATGACGGCGGTCGGCGAAGAAACGCAGCTCCCCGAGTGCACGATCCAGAGCGTGTTCGGGTACTTCAAGAACAGTGTGGCCACGTtcaacagcaccagcatcgACCGGGACGGGTACGAGGTGAACTACCTGGACAAGCTGAACGGTTGCACGCGCAACGCCTACCTACCGACCTGCTTCGGCACGTACGGGGGTCCCATCGAGCCGGGCGTTGCCGTCGGCGGTTTCCCATCACCTGCGCCCGGCGAAAGCCCCGACTTCCGgctcgccaccgccgtcgtcctgACGTTCCTGATCGAGAACGATGTGGACCGGGACAAGCTGGGGCCGGCCGAGGAGTGGGAGCAGCGGTTCGTGGATTTTCTGCGGGACTTCGAGCACCCGCTCATGGACATCGCCTACTCGGCGGAACGCTCGATCGAGGACGGTATCGACGAGATGTCGGAAGCGGAACTGTACACCGTCGTCATCAGCTACGTGGTGATGTTCGCCTACATCACCATCTCGCTCGGGCGTATCCGTGGGTTCCGTCACTTCCTGCACGGCTCGCGCATCGTCCTAGCGCTCGGtggaatcgtcgtcgtcctggcaTCGGTCGCCTGCAGTCTCGGACTGTTCGGTTACATCGAGCTCGCCACCACGATGCTCACGATCGAGGTGATCCCATTTCTGGTGCTAGCGGTCGGCGTCGACAACATCTTCATGCTGGTCCACGCGTTCAACCGAGTGGATCGGAAGGCCACCCCGGACACGGCATGTGCCATCGGTTTGGCGCTCGGTGAGATCGGCCCTTCGATCCTGCTGACGTCGGCCAGTGAGTGTTGCTGCTTCGCCATCGGTGCCCTGTCACCGATGCCGGCCGTGAACACGTTCGCGTGGTACGCGACGGTCGCCCTGCTCGCCGACTTCCTGCTCCAGATCACGGCGTTCGTGGCGCTGATGGCGCTGGACGAGTGGCGCGTCGAGAGTCGCCGGCTCGATCTACTGTGCTGCGTCCGGTCCAAGTCCCCGCTCGGTGGTCCGGACGGCGGTGGGGCCGAGTCCGGGTGGCTTGAGCGGCTGACCGAGCGGATCTACGTACCCCTGCTGAAGCGTCCGACCGTGCGTCACGCCGTGCTCGCCCTGTTCCTCGTGTGGGGCTCGCTGTcgctgatggtggtgccgaGCATCGAGCCCGGCCTGGACCAGGAGCTCTCGATGGCCGAGGATTCGCACGTCGTCAAGTACTTCCGCTTCATGGCCGAACTCTTCTGGATGGGACCGCCCGTCTACTTTGTGCTGAAGCCCGGCCTCAACTACACGGACGAAGCGCACCAGAACCTCGTGTGTGGTGGAATCCTCTGCAACGACGACTCGATCCAGACGCAGCTTTACCGGGCCTCACTATACCCGGAGGT TACGCACATTGCGCGGCCGGCCTCCTCGTGGTTGGATGACTACATCGACTGGCTGTCGATCGAGTCGTGCTGCAAGTACAACCCCTCCGATGGTTCCTTCTGCCCCAGCAACC TAAACTTCTGTACGTCGTGTACGCGCGAGTACAGCGACAACGGTATCCGGCCGACCGTGGCCCAGTTCGGTCGCTACCTGGAGTTCTTCCTGTCCGACCTGCCGGACGACAACTGTGCGaaggcgggccgggccgcgtaTTCGCGTGCCCTCAACTACGTCTGGGACTCGGCGGGCCGGATCAACGTGCACGACTCGTACTTCATGAGCTACCACACGACGGCCGTCACGTCGCGCCAGTTCTACACCGCACTGGAGGAGTCGCGCCGGATTGCGGACCGCATCCAGGCGATGCTGGACGAGCGCGGCGCCAGTGTCGAGATCTTCCCGTACAGTGTGTTCTACGTGTTCTACGAGCAGTACCTCACCATCTGGCCGGATGCACTGCTGTCGCTCGGCCTGTCGCTCACCGCCGTGTTCGTCGTGACGTTTCTGGTCACCGGGCTGGACCTGCTGTCGGCgctcgtcgtcatcgcgcACGTCTTCCTGATCGTGCTCAACATGATGGGCCTGATGTGGCTGTGGAACATCACGCTCAACGCGATTTCCCTCGTCAACCTCGTCATG AGTGTCGGCATCGGTGTGGAGTTCATTTCGCACATCGTGCGCACCTACCGGCAAGCCCGCGGTACCCGCCTGGAGCGCTCGTCCGAAGCGATGATCCACACCGGGAGCTCCGTGTTTTCCGGCATCACGCTCACCAAGTTCGCCGGCATCATCGTGCTCGCGTTCGCCAAGTCCCAGATCTTCCAGATCTTCTACTTCCGCATGTACCTCTGCATCGTGCTGGTCGGGGCCGCCCACGGGCTCATCCTGCTCCCGGTCGTCCTTACCTACGTTGGTCCTCCGCCCCCACCTTCATCACCCAGCCCCACCGATGCCAGCGTACTGGTGTCGAAGGAGAAGTCCCCGGTCGACCCGCTCGACGATGGAGCGCTGGCGGTCGAGTTCAAACTCTAA
- the LOC131213261 gene encoding uncharacterized protein LOC131213261, whose translation MALLLKGEDSPSRPPAIVSYAFEKELINRQNRHIRLYDSFLPSLKRVPIAIKFWSKYDSTAAGRASGMPNFDRYCALVEKTIAEGPRERYPEPVTESQCYGWHYEPLQRYAGCDVHLHHHPKKRSQITLVGEKINADRITQRPRFTGVPFKLTS comes from the exons ATGGCTCTGCTGCTGAAGGGCGAGGACAGCCCATCGcgaccaccggccatcgtGTCGTACGCGTTCGAGAAGGAGCTGATCAACCGCCAGAACCGCCACATCCGGCTGTACGATAGCTTTCTGCCGAGCCTGAAGCGTGTACCGATAGCGATCAAGTTCTGGTCCAAGTACGactcgacggcggccgggcgggccaGCGGGATGCCGAACTTTGACCGGTACTGCGCGCTGGTCGAGAAGACGATAGCGGAAGGTCCACGGGAACGGTATCCGGAGCCGGTGACCGAGAGCCAATG CTACGGTTGGCACTACGAGCCCCTCCAGCGATACGCCGGCTGCGACGtgcacctgcaccaccacccgaagAAGCGCTCTCAGATCACGCTGGTCGGCGAGAAGATCAACGCGGACCGCATCACCCAGCGGCCCCGCTTCACCGGCGTCCCGTTCAAGCTGACGTCATAG